A window from Aquabacterium sp. NJ1 encodes these proteins:
- a CDS encoding choice-of-anchor D domain-containing protein, translating into MSRIDMGRAGVRSMGKTAFSLSLLALSMASATTAYAASIDNGKLLYNDDTRTFWNDSCASCHNANPARNVSFILNGANNPGAIQTAIDNNVGGMGEFKGKFTSSEVADMAAYLATCNATTRTCTTPAPAAQIAMAPASVTFASTALTTSSTAQTLTVSNAGAAPLTLTGITLAGSNPGDFTKGGTCSTATAVPAGGSCTVTVGFTPTATGTRSASLSLTSAVGNVSSTLSGTGAPAPAPSASVSTKNLSFGSIVVGASAASQSVTVSNGGTANLSFSAIATGTSEFPITGGTCTTAATVAPGASCTVGIGFKPTAAGARSGSLTITNNGSGSPLAVALSGTGIAANPVAQVSPGSLSFSQTIGVASAAQTVAVSNTGTAALTLSSINLSGAAAADYQIDPTSTCANGGTVAVNNSCNVKLVFKPSATGSRAATLNVAHNATNSPSMVALNGIGNAAPQGTLTLNQSSMTFASTAIGGTSQQAVTLGNNGAAPLTLSSMSITGANGADFVVGGDCATGASLAVGSNCTAKVTFSPAAVGTRTGTLTINTSGSSNPTATLALSGTAVAAPAPLVSVTPGQLDLGSVTVGQTSAAKALAIKNTGNAALSVSSIATTPSSFAQTNDCGASLAAGASCTVNTTFSAASAGAASGTLTIVSNAAGSPTRIGLSAQGVAVVLPVLSWQSSATGLSFADTNVGSVASTQTLVLSNAGPGNATLTQIQKSGANADDFTITGSTCANGTSLTAGASCSVGVAFQPAAAGARTASLAVLGNATGPGAIALSGTGVAPAVPAMTVAPLAINLIPAKTGLFMQPQVFTVSNTGSGQLKVTTLAASLPVMLLSRQVPEGGTCDRVPFTLNAGQSCTMKVTSLVMSSTLNSKITVVSNASATPVVVPVTSSPRPPKAACPSLLAFLSHRCD; encoded by the coding sequence ATGAGCAGGATTGATATGGGGCGTGCAGGTGTGCGTTCTATGGGTAAAACAGCTTTCAGTTTGTCGCTCCTGGCGCTGTCGATGGCGTCAGCCACAACGGCGTACGCCGCCAGTATTGACAACGGCAAGCTGCTGTACAACGACGACACTCGGACCTTCTGGAATGACTCCTGCGCGAGCTGCCACAACGCCAACCCCGCCCGCAATGTGAGCTTCATTCTCAATGGTGCCAACAACCCCGGTGCGATCCAGACGGCCATCGACAACAACGTGGGCGGCATGGGGGAGTTCAAGGGGAAGTTCACGTCCTCGGAAGTGGCGGACATGGCCGCTTATCTGGCGACCTGTAACGCCACGACCAGAACGTGCACCACGCCAGCGCCCGCGGCACAGATCGCCATGGCACCGGCTTCCGTCACATTTGCTTCCACGGCGCTGACGACATCGAGCACGGCACAGACGCTGACCGTCAGCAATGCCGGCGCCGCGCCCCTGACGCTGACAGGCATCACCTTGGCGGGCAGCAATCCAGGTGACTTCACCAAGGGCGGGACCTGCTCCACCGCCACCGCCGTGCCCGCAGGCGGCAGCTGTACGGTGACGGTCGGCTTCACGCCAACCGCGACTGGCACGCGCAGTGCCAGCCTGTCGCTCACCTCGGCAGTCGGCAACGTCTCATCCACCTTGTCGGGCACCGGCGCCCCCGCCCCCGCGCCCTCTGCGAGCGTATCCACGAAGAACCTGTCCTTCGGATCCATCGTGGTTGGCGCGTCTGCCGCATCGCAGTCTGTGACGGTCTCCAATGGCGGTACGGCCAATCTGTCGTTCAGCGCCATCGCCACGGGCACGTCCGAGTTCCCGATCACCGGTGGAACCTGCACCACAGCCGCCACCGTGGCGCCGGGTGCGAGCTGTACCGTCGGTATCGGCTTCAAGCCCACGGCGGCCGGCGCACGCAGCGGCAGCCTGACCATCACCAACAACGGCTCGGGCTCGCCCTTGGCCGTGGCCCTGTCGGGTACCGGTATCGCGGCCAACCCGGTGGCGCAGGTCTCCCCTGGCAGCCTGTCCTTCAGTCAGACCATCGGCGTGGCCAGCGCTGCGCAAACCGTCGCGGTCAGCAACACCGGCACAGCCGCGCTGACACTGTCGTCCATCAACCTGAGTGGTGCGGCCGCCGCCGACTACCAGATTGACCCGACTTCGACGTGCGCCAACGGCGGGACCGTCGCCGTCAACAACAGCTGCAACGTCAAGCTCGTGTTCAAGCCTTCGGCAACGGGTTCGCGTGCGGCCACCCTGAACGTCGCCCACAACGCGACGAACAGCCCCAGCATGGTGGCCCTCAACGGGATCGGCAATGCCGCCCCCCAAGGGACCCTGACGCTGAATCAGTCCAGCATGACCTTTGCGTCGACCGCCATCGGTGGCACCAGCCAGCAGGCCGTGACCCTGGGCAACAACGGTGCCGCGCCGCTGACCCTGTCATCGATGAGCATCACGGGCGCCAATGGCGCGGACTTCGTTGTGGGCGGCGACTGCGCCACCGGTGCGTCCTTGGCTGTGGGCAGCAACTGTACGGCGAAGGTGACCTTCTCCCCTGCCGCCGTGGGTACGCGTACTGGAACCTTGACCATCAACACCAGCGGCTCGTCGAACCCGACGGCCACCCTGGCACTGAGTGGCACGGCCGTCGCAGCGCCTGCCCCGCTGGTCAGCGTGACGCCGGGTCAGCTCGATCTGGGCAGCGTGACCGTGGGCCAGACCTCGGCCGCCAAGGCGCTTGCCATCAAGAACACGGGCAATGCCGCGTTGAGCGTCTCGTCGATTGCCACCACGCCGAGCAGCTTTGCGCAAACCAATGACTGCGGGGCCTCTCTGGCTGCGGGTGCATCCTGCACGGTGAACACCACCTTCTCCGCCGCATCGGCGGGCGCCGCAAGCGGCACGCTGACGATTGTCAGCAACGCTGCAGGTTCGCCCACCAGGATCGGCCTGTCCGCGCAAGGTGTGGCTGTGGTCTTGCCTGTGCTGTCATGGCAGTCCTCGGCGACCGGCTTGAGCTTCGCGGATACCAATGTGGGTTCCGTCGCATCGACTCAAACGCTGGTTTTGAGCAATGCAGGGCCGGGCAATGCCACGTTGACACAGATTCAGAAGTCCGGTGCCAATGCGGATGACTTTACGATCACGGGTTCGACGTGTGCCAACGGTACAAGCCTGACCGCAGGTGCAAGCTGTTCTGTTGGCGTGGCCTTCCAGCCCGCTGCAGCAGGCGCTCGTACCGCGTCCCTGGCCGTGCTCGGCAATGCAACAGGACCTGGTGCGATTGCGCTGTCGGGAACCGGGGTGGCACCAGCCGTGCCGGCCATGACGGTGGCGCCATTGGCCATCAACCTGATCCCTGCCAAGACTGGTCTCTTCATGCAGCCGCAGGTGTTTACCGTGTCCAACACAGGTTCGGGCCAACTGAAGGTGACGACCTTGGCTGCCAGCCTGCCTGTGATGCTGCTGTCTCGTCAGGTGCCGGAAGGTGGTACGTGTGACCGTGTGCCGTTCACGCTCAACGCTGGTCAGTCTTGCACGATGAAGGTGACATCGCTCGTCATGTCCTCCACCTTGAACAGCAAGATCACCGTTGTCAGCAACGCCAGCGCGACGCCTGTGGTGGTGCCTGTCACCAGCTCTCCTCGCCCCCCCAAGGCTGCGTGCCCGAGCCTGCTGGCTTTCCTGTCGCACCGCTGCGACTGA